In Pseudomonas sp. GCEP-101, one DNA window encodes the following:
- a CDS encoding mechanosensitive ion channel family protein → MDMNYEHIVNSAEAWTPVVLAYLGNALLALLTLLIGWWVINLFTNRVGGLLSTKHVDKTLQGFIGSMVNIILKILLMVSVASMIGIQTTSFVAAIGAAGLAIGLALQGSLSNFAGGVLILLFRPFKIGDWIEAQGVSGTVDNIMIFHTVLRTGDNRTVIVPNGALSNGIITNTSTQTTRQVTFDVKLAFDADLDGARAILKELAEDPRVLKSPAPVVVVAGLGENSVTLSLRLWTANSDYWAVTFMLNEQVRQRLRDAGIDLAPNKVVRVVKGEEGSVLAD, encoded by the coding sequence ATGGATATGAATTACGAGCACATCGTCAACAGTGCGGAGGCCTGGACGCCCGTCGTCCTGGCCTATCTGGGCAACGCCTTGCTGGCGCTGCTGACCCTGCTGATCGGCTGGTGGGTGATCAACCTGTTCACCAATCGCGTGGGCGGGCTGCTGTCCACCAAGCACGTGGACAAGACGCTGCAGGGCTTCATCGGCAGCATGGTGAACATCATCCTGAAGATCCTGCTGATGGTCAGCGTGGCCTCGATGATTGGCATCCAGACCACCAGTTTCGTCGCCGCCATCGGCGCCGCCGGCCTGGCCATCGGCCTGGCGCTGCAGGGCAGCCTGTCCAACTTCGCCGGCGGGGTGCTGATCCTGCTGTTCCGCCCGTTCAAGATCGGCGACTGGATCGAGGCCCAGGGCGTCTCCGGCACCGTGGACAACATCATGATCTTCCACACCGTGCTGCGCACCGGTGACAACCGCACCGTCATCGTGCCCAACGGCGCGCTGTCCAACGGCATCATCACCAACACCTCGACCCAGACCACCCGCCAGGTGACCTTCGACGTGAAGCTCGCCTTCGACGCCGACCTGGATGGCGCCCGCGCCATTCTCAAGGAACTGGCCGAGGATCCCCGCGTGCTCAAGTCGCCGGCGCCAGTGGTGGTGGTTGCGGGCCTGGGTGAGAACTCGGTGACGCTGTCGCTGCGCCTGTGGACGGCCAATTCGGACTATTGGGCCGTCACCTTCATGCTCAACGAGCAGGTGCGCCAGCGTCTGCGCGATGCCGGTATCGACCTGGCACCCAACAAGGTGGTGCGCGTGGTCAAGGGCGAAGAGGGCTCCGTGCTGGCGGATTGA
- a CDS encoding AmpG family muropeptide MFS transporter — MKEHSWREAWIAYKSPASLALLLLGFAAGLPYMLVLSTLSVWLREAGVARETIGFASWIGLVYAFKWVWSPMLDQWRLPFIGRLGRRRSWLVFSQGLIALGLLGMALCNPQAHLNWLIALAMVVAFASATQDIAIDAYRLEIAENTRQAALAACYMTGYRVAVLFATAGVLFLAEWAGSSALHYSQSAWALTYAVCSLAILPGLITTLLMKEPPVNVQPQAGSSAFAFNHQLLSVLTLLVLLISVPAMLTALTAQAWPRAALYAIFIGVCMTPHGRRQIRPVRELLSKVRRPLLLAVHGRGLPQFDFVHQAVSVIVLIILLVTGTAFINMVEGGKWWLAILYLLIALSCISAPGRLLMAPVLTPITEFVRRYRWQALLLLGLISTYRMSDTVMGTMASVFYIDMGFSKDTIATVSKLFGVVMTLIGAAAGGVLIARFSILPILFIGGAASAATNLLFAVLAQMGAIDDPHLMGQNVFALLKVLEPHVTMLVVTIMLDNFSGGLATSAFVAYLSSLTNLKFSATQYAMLSSTMLLLPRFIGGYSGAMVESMGYEHFFFFTGLLGVPTLLLIGWLWLHNRGDMTNGGAEEATEAPAPQASAERH; from the coding sequence ATGAAAGAGCATTCCTGGCGAGAGGCATGGATTGCCTACAAGTCTCCCGCCAGCCTCGCGCTTTTGCTGCTGGGATTCGCCGCCGGCCTGCCGTACATGCTGGTGCTCTCCACCCTCTCGGTGTGGTTGCGTGAAGCGGGTGTCGCCCGGGAAACCATCGGATTCGCCAGCTGGATCGGGCTGGTGTACGCCTTCAAGTGGGTGTGGTCGCCCATGCTCGACCAGTGGCGCCTGCCCTTCATCGGCCGCCTCGGCCGCCGCCGCTCCTGGCTGGTGTTCTCCCAGGGACTGATCGCCCTCGGCCTGCTCGGCATGGCCCTGTGCAACCCGCAAGCGCACCTCAACTGGCTGATCGCCCTGGCCATGGTGGTGGCGTTCGCCTCGGCCACCCAGGACATCGCCATCGATGCCTACCGTCTGGAAATCGCCGAGAACACCCGCCAGGCCGCCCTCGCCGCCTGCTACATGACCGGCTACCGGGTCGCCGTGCTGTTCGCCACCGCCGGCGTGCTGTTCCTCGCCGAATGGGCCGGCTCCAGCGCCCTGCACTACAGCCAGTCGGCCTGGGCGCTGACCTATGCGGTGTGCTCCCTGGCCATCCTGCCCGGCCTGATCACCACCCTGCTGATGAAAGAGCCGCCGGTGAACGTGCAACCGCAGGCCGGCAGCTCGGCGTTCGCCTTCAACCACCAGTTGCTCTCGGTGCTGACCCTGCTGGTGCTGCTGATCTCCGTGCCGGCCATGCTCACCGCGCTGACCGCCCAGGCCTGGCCGCGCGCCGCGCTGTACGCGATCTTCATCGGCGTGTGCATGACGCCCCACGGCCGCCGGCAGATCCGCCCGGTGCGCGAGCTGCTGTCGAAGGTGCGCCGCCCGCTGTTGCTGGCCGTGCACGGGCGCGGCCTGCCGCAGTTCGACTTCGTCCACCAGGCCGTCTCGGTGATCGTGCTGATCATTCTGCTGGTCACCGGTACCGCGTTCATCAACATGGTCGAAGGCGGCAAGTGGTGGCTCGCCATCCTCTACCTGCTGATCGCCCTGAGCTGTATTTCCGCCCCCGGCCGCCTGCTGATGGCGCCGGTGCTGACGCCGATCACCGAATTCGTCCGCCGCTACCGCTGGCAGGCGCTGTTGCTGCTCGGGCTGATCTCCACCTACCGCATGTCCGACACCGTCATGGGCACCATGGCCAGCGTGTTCTACATCGACATGGGCTTCTCCAAGGACACCATCGCCACGGTCAGCAAGCTGTTCGGCGTGGTCATGACCCTGATCGGCGCGGCGGCCGGCGGCGTGCTGATCGCCCGCTTCAGCATCCTGCCGATCCTGTTCATCGGCGGCGCGGCATCGGCGGCGACCAACCTGCTGTTCGCCGTCCTGGCGCAGATGGGCGCGATCGACGACCCGCACCTGATGGGGCAGAACGTCTTCGCCCTGCTCAAGGTGCTGGAGCCCCACGTCACCATGCTGGTGGTGACCATCATGCTCGACAACTTCAGCGGCGGCCTCGCCACCTCGGCCTTCGTCGCCTACCTGTCGAGCCTGACCAACCTGAAGTTCTCCGCCACCCAGTACGCCATGCTCAGCTCCACCATGCTGCTGCTGCCGCGCTTCATCGGCGGCTATTCCGGCGCGATGGTCGAGAGCATGGGTTACGAGCACTTCTTCTTCTTCACCGGCCTGCTCGGCGTCCCCACGCTGCTGCTGATCGGCTGGCTGTGGCTGCACAATCGCGGCGACATGACCAACGGCGGCGCCGAGGAAGCGACCGAGGCGCCGGCGCCACAGGCCAGCGCCGAACGTCACTGA
- a CDS encoding MGMT family protein: MPTPKLPANTPTADLGLESLQVRREAIFLVIAQVPEGCVITYGDVARLAGLGRSARLVGRILSQLPEGTRLPWHRVIAAGGRISLPLGSVSGNEQRARLRAEGVRIHNDRVDIRRHGWPSGEQS; the protein is encoded by the coding sequence ATGCCCACACCCAAGCTCCCGGCCAACACCCCGACTGCCGACCTCGGCCTGGAAAGCCTGCAGGTGCGTCGCGAGGCGATTTTCCTGGTGATCGCCCAGGTGCCCGAAGGGTGCGTCATCACCTATGGCGACGTCGCCCGGCTCGCCGGGCTGGGCCGCTCCGCGCGGCTTGTAGGACGCATCCTCAGCCAGTTGCCGGAGGGCACGCGCCTGCCGTGGCACCGCGTGATCGCCGCCGGCGGACGCATCAGCCTGCCCCTGGGCAGCGTCTCGGGTAACGAGCAGCGCGCACGTTTACGTGCGGAGGGTGTCAGAATCCATAACGATCGGGTGGACATACGTCGGCACGGCTGGCCTAGCGGCGAGCAGTCCTAG